In Ornithorhynchus anatinus isolate Pmale09 chromosome 17, mOrnAna1.pri.v4, whole genome shotgun sequence, the following proteins share a genomic window:
- the BACH1 gene encoding transcription regulator protein BACH1, producing the protein MSVSEKTSVAFAYESSVHSTNVLLSLNDQRQRDLLCDVTVLVEDRRFRAHRAVLAACSNYFLARVVGQAEQQAELTIALPEEVTVKGFKPLIQFAYTAKLTLNRDNVDEVCKCVRFLGVHNIEESCFQFLRLKFLDSPADPPECPRPECLTPHCPRRAGLDLALSRPGAAESDDDVEDFLEKEREQAAEAGDPRPGGSGGGPGPGPAGGRPAGEAPGEEDDGAPGPPSLCPKYRKFQKAFGTDRARTAEPGPGEARAPAAATAPPGPAQPARGPETPAPGPADLPPAARCEGPPSGPGGGEAAEAEGGAARRPEELPSGSPFPPSAALDPHGLYSLSLLPAYDQYGDLAFAGAGGADPGRERAAAEGPGEAGGRSSVEREVAEHLAKGFWSDVCGPDAARPVRLSPAAGDGADQPPAPAQRRSECPWLGIRISESPEPGPRTFATLSAVSCPFMSHLGAEGCSDGPDGGGGDGAAEGARRAEEGAEAAVACQYACEIGLGDESETDTEGDSESCSAREQECEVKLPFNAQRIISLSRNDFQSLLKMHRLTPEQLDCIHDIRRRSKNRIAAQRCRKRKLDCIQNLESEIEKLQSEKESLLRERDHILSTLGETKQNLTGLCQQVCKEAALSREQIQILAKYSASDCPLSFFVSDRGGGGPDGQPAPPAAAEPGRDGGPAPPRDAEPAGPPAERCCQGGGITDFCQQMTEKCTTDE; encoded by the exons ATGTCTGTGAGCGAGAAGACGAGCGTGGCGTTCGCCTACGAGTCGTCGGTGCACAGCACCAACGTGCTGCTGAGCCTCAACGACCAGCGGCAGCGCGACCTGCTCTGCGACGTCACCGTGCTGGTGGAGGACCGGCGGTTCCGGGCTCACCGGGCCGTGCTGGCCGCCTGCAGCAACTACTTCCTGGCGCGCGTGGTCGGCCAGGCCGAGCAGCAGGCGGAGCTGACCATCGCTCTCCCGGAAGAG GTGACGGTCAAAGGATTTAAGCCGCTGATTCAGTTCGCCTACACGGCCAAGCTCACTCTGAACCGAGACAACGTGGACGAGGTCTGCAAGTGCGTGCGGTTCTTGGGAGTGCACAACATCGAGGAATCGTGCTTTCAGTTCCTCAGGCTCAAGTTTCTGGACTCGCCCGCCGACCCCCCGGAATGCCCCAGGCCCGAGTGCCTCACGCCTCACTGCCCGCGCCGGGCCGGCCTCGACCTCGCCCTGTCGCGGCCCGGGGCCGCCGAGTCCGATGACGACGTggaggacttcctggagaaggagcgggagcaggcggcggaggcgggggaccccaggcccggggggagcggcgggggcccgggcccgggcccggccgggggccgcccggcGGGCGAAGCCCCGGGCGAGGAGGACGatggggccccgggcccgccgtcTCTCTGCCCCAAGTACAGAAAGTTCCAGAAGGCTTTCGGGACAGACCGGGCGCGGAcggcggagccgggccccggggaggctcgggccccggccgccgccaCGGCCCCTCCCGGGCCCGCTCAGCCCGCCCGGGGGCCCgagaccccggccccgggccccgccgaccTCCCGCCGGCGGCGAGATGCGAAGGGCCCCcttcgggcccgggaggcggggaggcggccGAGGCGGAGGGCGGCGCGGCGCGCCGCCCGGAGGAGCTCCCCTCGGGGTCGCCGTTCCCCCCGTCCGCCGCCCTGGATCCCCAcggcctctactccctctccctgttgCCCGCCTACGACCAGTACGGGGACCTGGCCTtcgcgggggcgggcggcgcggACCCCGGGCGGGAGCGGGCCGCCGCCgaagggcccggggaggccggcgggcgcAGCAGCGTGGAGCGGGAGGTGGCCGAGCACTTGGCCAAGGGCTTCTGGTCCGACGTCTGCGGGCCGGACGCCGCCCGCCCCGTCCGCCTGTCGCCGGCGGCCGGGGACGGGGCCGACcagccgcccgccccggcccagaGGAGGTCCGAGTGCCCCTGGCTGGGCATCCGCATCAGCGAGAgccccgagcccggcccccgCACCTTCGCCACCCTCAGCGCCGTCAGCTGCCCCTTCATGAGCCACCTGGGCGCCGAGGGCTGCTCGGACGGcccggacggcggcggcggcgacggggcGGCCGAaggggcccggcgggcggaggagggggcggaggcggccgTGGCCTGCCAGTACGCCTGCGAGATCGGCCTGGGGGACGAGTCGGAAACGGACACCGAGGGAGACAGCGAGTCCTGCTCGGCGCGGGAGCAGGAGTGCGAG GTCAAACTGCCGTTCAACGCCCAAAGGATCATTTCCCTTTCCCGCAACGACTTCCAGTCCTTGTTGAAGATGCACAGGCTGACTCCGGAACAGCTGGACTGCATCCACGATATCCGGAGACGGAGCAAAAACCGCATCGCGGCCCAGCGCTGTCGCAAGAGAAAGCTGGACTGCATACAGAATCTCGAGTCGGAGATCGAGAAGCTG CAAAGCGAGAAGGAGAGCCTGCTGAGGGAACGCGATCACATCCTGTCCACCCTGGGCGAGACCAAGCAGAACCTGACGGGGCTCTGCCAGCAGGTGTGCAAGGAGGCCGCCCTCAGCCGCGAGCAGATCCAGATCCTGGCCAAGTACTCCGCCTCCGACTGCCCCCTCTCCTTCTTCGTCTCCGACAGGGGAGGCGGCGGTCCCGACGGCCAGCCCGCGCCCCCGGCCGCCGCGGAGCCCGGCCGCGacgggggcccggccccgccgaggGACGCGGAGCCGGCGGGGCCGCCGGCCGAACGGTGCTGCCAGGGCGGGGGCATCacggatttctgccagcagatgACGGAGAAGTGCACTACGGACGAGTAG